The sequence below is a genomic window from Providencia rettgeri.
GTTAGGTGCATAACCACCTTCATCACCAACCGCAGTGTTCATACCTTTAGACTTCAGTACTTTTGCTAAGTGGTGGAAGATTTCAGAACCCATACGAACCGCTTCTTTCAGCGTTGGAGCGCCAACAGGCTGGATCATGAATTCTTGGATATCAACGTTGTTATCAGCGTGCTCACCACCGTTGATGATGTTCATCATTGGCAGAGGCATAGAGTATTGACCGTGAGTACCATTTAAATCAGAAATGTGCTCATACAGAGGCATACCTTTCGCCGCTGCTGCTGCTTTAGCATTTGCTAAAGATACAGCAAGGATTGCGTTTGCACCAAATTTAGATTTGTTCTCAGTGCCATCGAGATCAATCATGATTTTATCGATGTTAGCTTGGTCTTTAGCATCTTTACCAATCAGCGCTTCTGCGATTGGACCATTAACAGCAGCAACTGCTTTCAGAACACCTTTACCCAGAAAACGTGCTTTATCACCGTCACGCAGTTCCAGAGCTTCACGAGAACCAGTTGACGCACCTGATGGTGCTGCTGCTAAACCAACAAAGCCACCTTCTAAATGAACTTCAGCTTCTACAGTTGGGTTACCACGAGAGTCAATGATTTCACGACCGATCACTTTAACAATTTTGGACATTAGGTTTTCCTCAGTACAAGTTAAATTTTGGGAAGTTGGTGCACCTGCGCCGACCTCCCCATATCTTATTTCAACTCACCTTTCTGGTACTTACCAGCGGCTTTAACAAAACCTGCAAACAACGGATGACCATCTCTTGGCGTAGAAGTGAATTCTGGGTGGAACTGACATGCCACAAACCATGGATGATTAGGGTTTTCAATGATTTCCACCAGCTTATTGTCCACTGAACGGCCTGCAATTTTTAGACCCGCATCTTCAATACGTTTCAGTAGTAAATTATTCACTTCATAACGGTGGCGGTGACGTTCAATGATAGTTTCTGAACCATACATTTCACGTACAAGGCTACCATTCACTAAATGACATGGTTGACCGCCAACACGCATTGTTCCACCAAGATCGCTCTCTTCTGAACGTACTTCAAGGTTACCCTCTTCGTCACGCCATTCAGTAATCAGCGCAACAACCGGGAATTTACAATCCGCTTTAAATTCTGTTGAGTTTGCATCTGCCATATTGGCAACATTACGTGCAAATTCAATCAATGCAACTTGCATGCCCAAACAAATTCCTAAGTAAGGGATTTTGTTTTCACGTGCATATTGTGCGGTCAGAATTTTCCCTTCAACACCACGCTCGCCAAAGCCGCCTGGTACTAAAATAGCATCTAAACCTTTTAATAACTCAACACCACGTGTTTCGATATCTTGTGAATCAATTAATTTGATGTTCACAGTTAAACGGTTTTTCAAACCGCCGTGTTTTAATGCTTCAATTACAGATTTATACGCATCGGGTAACTCGATATATTTACCCACCATTCCAATAGTGACTTCACCCGCTGGATTGGCTTCCTCGTATATAACTTGTTCCCACTCAGCTAAATTAGCTTCTGGTGCATCAATACGAAAACGGTTACAGATGTATTCATCCAAACCTTGTGATTTCAATAAGGCTGGGATTTTATAAATTGAATCAACATCTTTGAGAGAAATAACGGCTTTCTCTGGTACATTACAGAACAGCGCAATTTTCGCACGCTCATTCGCTGGGATCACTCTGTCTGAACGACAAATTAACACATCTGGTTGAATACCAATTGACAGTAATTCTTTCACAGAATGTTGAGTTGGCTTAGTTTTCACTTCACCAGCGGCTGCAAGATATGGCACTAAGGTTAAGTGTAAATATAATGTGCGCTCACGGCCGACTTCTGCTGCCATTTGACGAATTGCTTCAAGGAATGGCAGAGATTCGATATCACCTACTGTGCCGCCAACTTCAACCAAAACAACGTCATGGCCTTCGCCACCACGGATGATGCGGTCTTTAATTTCATTAGTGATATGTGGGATAACTTGAATTGTCGCGCCTAAATAGTCGCCACGGCGCTCTTTGCGCAGAACTTCAGAGTAAACACGGCCGGTCGTAAAGTTATTACGACGAGTCATTTTAGTACGAATGAAGCGCTCATAGTGACCCAAATCTAAGTCAGTTTCAGCGCCGTCTTCTGTAACGAAAACTTCCCCGTGTTGGGTTGGGCTCATTGTGCCTGGGTCTACGTTAATGTAGGGATCCAGTTTCATAATAGTCACATTGAGTCCACGGGCTTCGAGTATAGCCGCCAAAGAGGCTGCGGCAATGCCTTTACCCAGAGAGGATACGACCCCGCCGGTCACAAAAATATAATTAGTTTTCATGCTGAACCTGAAAGTTTAGGTTTAAAAGATGATGGATATAACAGGACGGGAAAACAGTATACCCGAACCTTAATTTCGCTACAAATGTTCTAAGCATAATAAGGCTAAATTTCATCAATACTCTAATATTATCAGCAAGTTAAAAGCGAAAGTTTTTTTATCGCTTCAAAATTAGTCATCTTTATCTATTTTTATAGATTAACACAGTTCAAACATAAAAGCTAAATCCTTTCAGCTCATTATAAGGTATAAAAAATGCGATTTTGCACTAACTTTGATTTTGAATAACTATTTACTCTAACTCTCCATCGCAACAAGAGAGGATATCTCGGGGAGCATACACTAAGTATGTGACCCGTGTAGCTGAACGCAGCCAACAACGCTGTAGTGCGAAATATGACGAGCCATTTTATTCTTGGCTCTTAACCTGCTTCCAAAGTGCCTCCATCTCATCAAGTGTAGCACTTTCTGTCGTTTTGCCACTTTCCGCGAGGCTTTTTTCGATTTGGCGAAAACGACCTTCGAATTTCTTACAAGCTTTTTGCAGCGCTATTTCAGGCTTATGTCCTAAATGACGGGATAAATTCACTGTTGCAAACAGTAAATCACCGATTTCTTCTTCTAAGCGAGCTTGGTCAACGACAACTTGAGTGGCTTCTTCCATGACTTCTTCAAGCTCTTCATGGACCTTTCCAAGCACTGGACCTAAGGTATCCCAATCAAACCCTACAGAAGCGCAACGTTTTTGAATTTTATAGGCTTTCATTAGTGCTGGGAGCGAATTCGGGATATCATCCAGCACAGAAAACTGCGATTTTTCAGCTCGCTCTTTTGCTTTTCGTTTTTCCCACCCCTCAATCACTTCCGAGCTGCTCAATGTGTTATTTGTATCAAAAATATGTGGGTGACGATGTTCAAGCTTATCGCTCACTGCTTGGCAAATATCATTAAAATCAAACAATGATTTTTCATTCGCCATTTGCGCATAGAAAACCACTTGGAACAATAAGTCGCCCAGCTCACCTTTTAAGTCGTTAAAATCTTCACGTTCTATCGCATCAAGCACTTCATAGGTT
It includes:
- the mazG gene encoding nucleoside triphosphate pyrophosphohydrolase, translating into MSQEKPEIERLLSIMAQLRDPQTGCPWDKVQTFKTIAPYTLEETYEVLDAIEREDFNDLKGELGDLLFQVVFYAQMANEKSLFDFNDICQAVSDKLEHRHPHIFDTNNTLSSSEVIEGWEKRKAKERAEKSQFSVLDDIPNSLPALMKAYKIQKRCASVGFDWDTLGPVLGKVHEELEEVMEEATQVVVDQARLEEEIGDLLFATVNLSRHLGHKPEIALQKACKKFEGRFRQIEKSLAESGKTTESATLDEMEALWKQVKSQE
- the pyrG gene encoding glutamine hydrolyzing CTP synthase; translated protein: MKTNYIFVTGGVVSSLGKGIAAASLAAILEARGLNVTIMKLDPYINVDPGTMSPTQHGEVFVTEDGAETDLDLGHYERFIRTKMTRRNNFTTGRVYSEVLRKERRGDYLGATIQVIPHITNEIKDRIIRGGEGHDVVLVEVGGTVGDIESLPFLEAIRQMAAEVGRERTLYLHLTLVPYLAAAGEVKTKPTQHSVKELLSIGIQPDVLICRSDRVIPANERAKIALFCNVPEKAVISLKDVDSIYKIPALLKSQGLDEYICNRFRIDAPEANLAEWEQVIYEEANPAGEVTIGMVGKYIELPDAYKSVIEALKHGGLKNRLTVNIKLIDSQDIETRGVELLKGLDAILVPGGFGERGVEGKILTAQYARENKIPYLGICLGMQVALIEFARNVANMADANSTEFKADCKFPVVALITEWRDEEGNLEVRSEESDLGGTMRVGGQPCHLVNGSLVREMYGSETIIERHRHRYEVNNLLLKRIEDAGLKIAGRSVDNKLVEIIENPNHPWFVACQFHPEFTSTPRDGHPLFAGFVKAAGKYQKGELK